From the genome of Blautia pseudococcoides, one region includes:
- a CDS encoding GNAT family N-acetyltransferase, with protein sequence MMKQKKLNVTYRDLEKKDYPYIEKIIRDTWNYDSICDKPSTAKQMAKVYLRGCLTQKTFARVAVCRDRVVGIIIGQYNGDRKMNVGMHIKSFFSGLRLMLSGDGRKVGRQFRGFDKTDKEMLEGCGKKFDGEVVFFAVSKAVRGCGVGKELWGQLRGYFRAKGAESVYVYTDNTCNYKFYESQEFERLDCRELLVSPRGQRFRLEMYLYEYNF encoded by the coding sequence ATGATGAAACAAAAAAAGTTGAATGTAACTTACAGGGATTTAGAAAAAAAGGATTATCCCTACATTGAGAAGATTATCAGGGACACATGGAACTATGACAGCATCTGCGACAAGCCGTCCACAGCAAAGCAGATGGCAAAGGTATATCTGAGAGGCTGTCTGACACAGAAAACCTTTGCCAGGGTGGCTGTCTGCAGGGACAGGGTTGTGGGGATCATTATCGGGCAGTATAATGGTGACAGGAAAATGAATGTGGGTATGCACATAAAAAGTTTTTTCAGCGGCCTGAGACTGATGCTGTCCGGGGACGGAAGGAAAGTGGGAAGACAGTTCCGGGGATTTGACAAAACAGATAAAGAGATGCTGGAAGGCTGCGGAAAAAAGTTTGACGGGGAGGTTGTATTTTTTGCCGTGTCTAAGGCAGTCAGAGGATGCGGCGTGGGAAAAGAGCTGTGGGGACAGTTAAGAGGCTATTTCCGGGCCAAAGGTGCAGAAAGTGTCTATGTCTATACCGATAATACCTGTAATTATAAATTTTATGAAAGCCAGGAGTTTGAGCGCCTGGACTGCCGTGAACTGTTGGTGAGTCCCCGCGGTCAGAGATTCCGTCTGGAGATGTATCTTTATGAATATAACTTTTAA
- a CDS encoding MFS transporter: MIPNEGLATLLLAMSPISMLVSSPFIGQVLDRVGNRKSMVLGSMGMILSILGMAVSGSSVAGQVVFNFLCGAASNLCTGPLYSACSDTMDEVEYLTGERPQGIMTSVMMCTNKLGIAFAPIISSIVLGAGGYTAGSAQSAKALAAIKGNVFWIPAVLSGLGILAALFFDLDKKHGTITEVLEKRRNKIV, encoded by the coding sequence ATTATACCGAATGAGGGGCTGGCAACCCTGCTTCTGGCCATGTCGCCCATCTCCATGCTGGTCAGCTCCCCGTTTATCGGGCAGGTGCTTGACCGGGTGGGGAACAGGAAAAGCATGGTCCTGGGAAGTATGGGGATGATACTTTCTATACTGGGCATGGCAGTTTCCGGCAGCAGTGTGGCAGGACAGGTTGTGTTTAATTTTCTCTGCGGCGCAGCCTCCAACCTTTGTACAGGTCCATTGTATTCCGCATGTTCCGATACTATGGATGAGGTGGAGTATCTGACAGGGGAAAGGCCTCAGGGAATCATGACTTCTGTGATGATGTGCACCAATAAGCTGGGAATCGCGTTTGCGCCCATTATCTCCTCTATTGTTTTGGGAGCAGGCGGTTATACAGCCGGCAGTGCCCAGTCTGCAAAAGCCCTTGCGGCTATCAAAGGAAATGTATTCTGGATTCCGGCTGTACTCTCAGGGCTGGGAATTCTGGCTGCACTGTTTTTTGACCTGGATAAAAAGCACGGAACCATAACGGAAGTTCTGGAAAAGAGAAGAAATAAAATTGTATAA
- a CDS encoding putative bifunctional diguanylate cyclase/phosphodiesterase has product MQWNIVAECISGINLIIIWFYSRKSNLVPSLRNRLFQFCFLVTFCAMSFNIASTIMIAYPDKFPYLLNWLVTTVYFVATPLMGMAYFFYTLATVFENRGNPPKILAWTALPGGIYFLLVLWNPLSKILFSISKDGAYTRGPLISLTYIIFYLYGVAAMVAVVVWRKYMERAIIRILAIFPMIALVVIVVQQLYPTVILSGSAATCALLIIYLYLQNKQNSVDYLTGLPNRQEFLKMIELLIGKSKYFNITVLSLRGFKRINDTYGQHTGDLLLQEIASYLKGISEPHCLYRFSGDEFAILSYGPLDAGIGTKVEKLEQRMQQAWNWGENNCVVPAVIGVVGYPECANTVEDLISGIEYSVSMAKGASGTNVYFCGHEMLNSLHRRRKIVEILEKNLRDNSFSVFYQPIISTSTGKYTVAESLLRIPDSPIGPLYPNEFIPIAEETGMIVEITYQILDKVCGFINRLSRENIEFDGVHVNFSGRQFSQIGLAEKVAEIIEKNQTPFSRIKIEITESILAENAEAVEEFSLEMQKRGVLIELDDFGTGYSNIVSVMNTPLDTVKLDKSLIWSAMEKRETAAMVKSLSTVFHEMGLQVLAEGVENEEQETFVKSCGIDYIQGFYFSRPLPEEEAFSFIKNAQSL; this is encoded by the coding sequence ATGCAGTGGAATATTGTGGCGGAGTGTATTTCCGGAATCAACCTTATTATCATCTGGTTTTATTCAAGGAAAAGTAATCTGGTCCCTTCGTTGAGGAACCGTCTGTTTCAGTTCTGTTTTTTAGTGACCTTTTGCGCTATGTCCTTTAACATCGCGTCTACCATTATGATCGCCTACCCTGACAAATTTCCATATCTTCTGAACTGGCTGGTGACAACCGTTTATTTTGTAGCCACCCCTCTTATGGGAATGGCCTATTTTTTCTATACCTTAGCCACCGTGTTTGAAAACAGAGGGAATCCTCCAAAGATTTTGGCATGGACTGCTCTTCCCGGGGGTATTTATTTTCTGCTGGTTCTCTGGAATCCGCTTTCAAAGATATTATTCAGCATCAGCAAAGACGGAGCGTACACCCGGGGGCCGCTCATCTCTCTGACGTATATTATATTTTATCTGTATGGCGTGGCAGCCATGGTGGCTGTTGTTGTTTGGAGAAAGTACATGGAACGGGCGATCATAAGGATACTGGCTATATTTCCCATGATCGCGCTGGTGGTCATTGTTGTCCAGCAGCTTTATCCCACCGTGATCCTCTCCGGCTCCGCGGCCACCTGCGCGCTGCTGATCATTTATCTGTATCTGCAGAATAAACAAAACTCTGTGGATTATCTTACCGGTCTGCCAAACCGGCAGGAATTTCTGAAAATGATAGAACTGCTGATCGGAAAATCGAAGTATTTTAATATTACAGTGCTCTCCCTGAGAGGGTTTAAGCGCATCAATGATACCTATGGACAGCATACCGGGGATTTGCTTCTCCAGGAAATTGCATCTTATCTTAAAGGCATTTCAGAGCCTCACTGCCTGTACCGTTTCAGCGGTGATGAATTTGCCATTTTATCCTATGGGCCTCTTGACGCCGGTATAGGCACGAAAGTGGAAAAACTGGAGCAGAGGATGCAGCAGGCCTGGAACTGGGGGGAAAACAACTGTGTTGTCCCTGCCGTGATCGGAGTTGTGGGGTATCCCGAGTGTGCCAATACAGTAGAAGATTTGATCAGCGGAATTGAATATTCTGTATCCATGGCAAAGGGGGCGTCCGGCACCAATGTCTATTTCTGCGGACACGAAATGCTGAATTCTTTGCATAGGCGGCGGAAGATCGTGGAGATACTGGAGAAGAATCTGAGAGATAACAGTTTCTCCGTCTTTTACCAGCCTATCATTTCTACCTCTACAGGGAAGTATACAGTTGCGGAGTCTCTGCTGCGCATACCGGATTCACCCATTGGCCCCCTCTATCCAAATGAATTCATACCCATTGCGGAGGAGACAGGCATGATCGTGGAGATCACCTATCAGATACTTGACAAGGTATGCGGGTTTATCAACAGGCTGTCCCGGGAAAATATTGAATTTGACGGAGTGCACGTGAACTTTTCCGGCCGGCAGTTTTCTCAGATTGGCCTGGCAGAAAAAGTGGCGGAGATCATTGAAAAGAATCAGACTCCTTTTTCCAGGATCAAGATAGAGATCACAGAGAGTATACTTGCAGAGAACGCGGAGGCGGTGGAGGAATTTTCCCTGGAAATGCAGAAACGGGGAGTTCTCATTGAGCTGGATGATTTTGGGACCGGGTACTCCAATATTGTGTCAGTCATGAACACGCCTCTGGATACGGTAAAGCTGGACAAAAGCCTTATCTGGTCTGCCATGGAGAAAAGGGAGACGGCAGCTATGGTCAAAAGCCTGTCAACCGTATTTCACGAGATGGGACTACAAGTCCTTGCAGAGGGTGTGGAGAATGAGGAGCAGGAGACCTTTGTAAAAAGCTGCGGGATAGATTACATTCAGGGCTTTTATTTTTCCAGACCCCTTCCGGAGGAGGAAGCCTTTTCTTTTATAAAAAATGCGCAGAGCCTGTAG
- a CDS encoding FadR/GntR family transcriptional regulator: MQNISYLKKVNSESVVQQVINALTEAMLNRELRPGDKIPTEAELAESMGVGRNSIREAIKILVYLGVLEIRRAEGTFVCEGFSESMIDPMIYGIILDKEDSYENLMELRELIEVGVMQLAMQKIQEDDLYILKEKLNRMEKEINKGPENVENAFWADNEFHNTISDMGKNPLVNKINQVVRVLTHSMRLKTVETMIKTGRGWELFEAHQKIYEMMANKVTDNLNSAVRKTYFSDIPFTGAEE, encoded by the coding sequence ATGCAGAACATCAGTTATTTAAAAAAGGTAAACAGTGAATCAGTAGTACAGCAGGTGATCAATGCGCTGACGGAAGCCATGCTTAACAGGGAACTTCGTCCCGGAGATAAAATACCCACGGAGGCAGAGCTTGCCGAAAGCATGGGCGTGGGAAGAAACTCCATCCGTGAGGCCATTAAGATCCTGGTATACCTGGGAGTGCTTGAGATCAGGCGGGCAGAGGGAACCTTTGTCTGTGAGGGATTTTCTGAGAGCATGATCGACCCTATGATTTACGGTATTATTTTAGATAAAGAGGATTCATATGAAAATCTTATGGAACTGCGTGAACTGATAGAGGTTGGTGTGATGCAGCTCGCCATGCAGAAGATTCAGGAAGACGATCTGTATATACTGAAAGAGAAGCTGAACCGCATGGAGAAAGAGATCAACAAGGGGCCGGAGAACGTGGAGAACGCCTTCTGGGCCGACAATGAATTCCATAATACCATATCAGATATGGGGAAGAATCCCCTGGTGAATAAAATCAACCAGGTGGTGCGGGTGCTGACTCATTCCATGAGACTGAAAACCGTGGAGACAATGATCAAGACGGGAAGAGGCTGGGAATTATTTGAAGCACACCAGAAAATCTATGAGATGATGGCAAATAAAGTGACAGACAATCTGAACTCGGCTGTAAGAAAAACATACTTTTCTGATATTCCTTTCACAGGGGCAGAAGAGTAG
- a CDS encoding SDR family NAD(P)-dependent oxidoreductase, which translates to MFDFDGQVVIVTGSGSPKGIGKTIAKTFAKQKAAVVIADMNEAGVQDTVNEIRAEGQEAMGVTVNVTDEASVQKMVDDIMGAYGRIDVLVNNAGISQKVTVEDMTLADMRKIFEVNMFGLFLCTQKCMKIMRDQKYGRIVNLSSVSGKRGGGVFGGAHYSASKAAVLAFSKNLSREISAEGVTVNSVCPGLINTEIWKSLPREDADKIIDGIPMGRPGETQEVANAIVFLASKEASYITGEEIDINGGSHMD; encoded by the coding sequence ATGTTTGATTTTGACGGACAGGTAGTAATTGTAACAGGAAGCGGCTCACCGAAAGGAATTGGCAAGACCATTGCAAAAACATTTGCAAAACAAAAAGCAGCAGTAGTGATCGCCGACATGAATGAAGCGGGCGTACAGGACACTGTAAACGAGATCAGGGCTGAGGGCCAAGAGGCCATGGGCGTGACAGTCAATGTAACGGATGAGGCATCTGTGCAGAAAATGGTGGATGACATTATGGGTGCTTACGGCAGAATTGACGTGCTGGTGAACAATGCGGGCATTTCCCAGAAGGTGACCGTTGAGGATATGACACTGGCAGATATGAGAAAGATTTTTGAAGTCAACATGTTCGGCCTGTTCCTCTGCACACAGAAATGCATGAAGATCATGCGTGACCAGAAATACGGAAGGATCGTAAATCTGTCCTCCGTATCCGGAAAAAGAGGCGGCGGTGTATTCGGCGGCGCACATTATTCCGCTTCCAAAGCGGCGGTACTGGCATTTTCCAAGAATCTTTCGAGAGAGATCTCCGCGGAAGGCGTTACAGTGAACAGTGTCTGTCCGGGGCTTATTAACACAGAAATCTGGAAATCTCTTCCCAGGGAGGACGCGGATAAAATCATCGACGGAATCCCCATGGGACGTCCGGGCGAGACGCAGGAGGTGGCAAATGCCATTGTATTCCTGGCATCCAAGGAGGCTTCCTATATAACAGGCGAGGAAATCGACATCAACGGCGGCTCGCATATGGATTAG
- a CDS encoding transketolase family protein, translated as MSEINKATRDGFGEEIVKLGKLDNDIYVVDVDIGKSCKTGEFRKQLPKQYLNVGIAEQNAAGVAAGLATCGKVPFVVTYAVFGSLRMCEMIRQEICYPKLNVKIACSHGGVTPANDGASHQSIEDMGVLRTIPNMTVLMPADYNSAKKLVKAAADYEGPVYLRFTRDAIPVIYPEDAEFEIGKANKLKDGKDVSIIANGDTVSIAMKAAELLEAQGVSVKLLDMHTIKPLDADAVMECVNETGRIITVEDHNIMNGLGSAVSEVAADTGKCVVKRIGIQDQFGQSAPYERLLEMNGITVENIVDTAKALVK; from the coding sequence ATGAGTGAAATAAATAAAGCGACCAGAGATGGTTTTGGTGAGGAGATCGTAAAGCTGGGTAAGCTGGACAACGATATTTATGTAGTGGATGTTGATATAGGTAAATCCTGCAAGACAGGGGAGTTCCGCAAACAGCTTCCCAAACAGTATTTGAATGTGGGGATCGCAGAACAGAACGCGGCCGGCGTTGCTGCAGGCCTTGCCACCTGCGGAAAGGTTCCCTTTGTAGTGACCTACGCTGTGTTCGGTTCCCTGAGAATGTGTGAGATGATCCGACAGGAGATCTGTTATCCTAAACTAAATGTAAAAATCGCCTGCTCCCACGGGGGTGTTACACCGGCAAATGACGGCGCCAGCCATCAGAGTATAGAGGACATGGGTGTTCTGCGTACTATCCCTAACATGACGGTTCTCATGCCTGCGGATTACAATTCAGCCAAGAAGCTGGTAAAAGCAGCCGCAGATTATGAAGGGCCTGTCTATCTGCGCTTTACCAGGGATGCCATTCCGGTCATTTATCCGGAAGACGCGGAATTTGAGATCGGCAAAGCCAACAAGTTAAAAGACGGAAAAGATGTCTCTATCATTGCCAACGGGGATACCGTATCCATTGCCATGAAAGCGGCAGAGCTATTGGAAGCCCAGGGTGTATCCGTGAAACTTTTGGATATGCACACCATCAAGCCGCTGGATGCTGACGCGGTTATGGAGTGTGTGAATGAAACAGGCAGGATCATCACTGTGGAAGACCACAATATTATGAACGGCCTGGGCAGCGCAGTCAGTGAGGTGGCCGCAGATACAGGGAAATGTGTTGTAAAACGTATCGGTATCCAGGACCAGTTCGGCCAGTCCGCCCCTTATGAGAGACTACTGGAAATGAACGGGATCACAGTGGAAAATATAGTGGATACAGCAAAAGCATTAGTAAAATGA
- a CDS encoding transketolase: MKNVSVEELERESIELRKKVITMIHKAKSGHPGGSLSAADFVTALYFREMNLDPKNPKWEDRDRFVLSKGHVCPVQYAALATLGFFDEPVLGTLRQEGSILQGHPDMKKCPGIDISTGSLGQGLACGVGMGIAAKRDGKDYRVFVVVGDGECQEGEIWEAAQTAHKYELDNLVVFVDNNNLQLDGTTDEVMPNINLGEKFRAFGFDPYEIDGHDMKQIVDTLDRIRMRKNGKPKCIFANTVKGKGVSFMENQCGWHGVAPNDQQYQQAMDELDAQLKKLEVRKSA; encoded by the coding sequence ATGAAAAATGTAAGCGTTGAAGAACTGGAAAGAGAGAGTATCGAATTAAGAAAAAAGGTGATCACCATGATTCACAAAGCGAAATCCGGTCATCCCGGCGGGTCACTGTCCGCAGCCGACTTTGTGACAGCCCTGTATTTCAGGGAAATGAATCTGGACCCCAAAAACCCTAAATGGGAGGATAGAGACCGTTTTGTCCTTTCAAAAGGCCATGTGTGTCCGGTACAGTACGCGGCACTGGCGACCCTGGGATTCTTTGATGAACCGGTACTGGGTACCCTCCGCCAGGAAGGTTCTATCCTGCAGGGACATCCTGATATGAAAAAATGCCCCGGCATTGATATCTCCACCGGTTCCCTGGGACAGGGACTGGCCTGCGGCGTAGGGATGGGCATTGCGGCTAAGAGAGATGGCAAAGATTACCGTGTATTTGTAGTGGTGGGCGACGGCGAATGTCAGGAAGGCGAAATCTGGGAGGCAGCGCAGACCGCACATAAATATGAGCTGGATAACCTGGTGGTATTTGTGGACAACAATAACCTGCAGCTTGACGGCACCACCGATGAAGTTATGCCTAATATCAATCTGGGTGAGAAATTCAGGGCCTTTGGGTTTGATCCTTATGAGATTGACGGACATGATATGAAACAGATCGTGGACACCTTAGACAGAATCCGCATGAGAAAGAACGGGAAACCCAAATGTATCTTTGCCAACACAGTGAAGGGAAAAGGCGTTTCCTTTATGGAGAACCAGTGCGGATGGCATGGAGTTGCGCCAAATGACCAGCAGTACCAACAGGCAATGGACGAACTGGATGCACAGCTTAAAAAACTGGAAGTCAGAAAATCAGCATAA
- a CDS encoding TRAP transporter large permease, which translates to MVAAILFISFAVLLLMGAPIAVCLGTSSVVAMIAQGAGRPLDTVMSSLPMIVSASTSKFVLLAIPFFILAGNIMEKAGISEKLIKLAEACVGHIRGGLAIVCVIVSCFFAAISGSGPATVAALGVIVVPAMIKSGYKPAFSAALMAAAGAIGVIIPPSITFVVYGSIADTSIGELFIAGLIPGLLMGAALMVVALVVGRKSDLKTLPKAGKKERWLAFKDAFWGLMMPVIILGGIYGGIFTPTEAAAVSVVYGLFVGVFVYKKIRLKEFYAILLDTTSTTATVMFITAAASLFAYVLTRARLDVAISSALQSATGGNVIVFFIIVNIILLIAGCFLDSTSALFIFTPLFVPVAQALGVDLIHLGVVMIVNLAIGLFTPPVGVNLYVACGVGNVNLKQISKAVISLIIAALIVLLFVTYIPKISLLFL; encoded by the coding sequence GTGGTAGCAGCAATCCTTTTTATAAGCTTCGCCGTACTGCTTCTCATGGGAGCGCCCATAGCGGTGTGTCTTGGCACTTCCAGTGTGGTTGCCATGATCGCCCAGGGAGCAGGAAGACCGCTGGATACAGTAATGAGCAGTCTTCCCATGATCGTATCGGCGTCAACCAGCAAATTCGTATTACTGGCAATTCCTTTCTTCATCTTAGCAGGAAATATTATGGAGAAAGCGGGAATATCAGAGAAACTTATCAAACTGGCTGAGGCCTGTGTAGGCCATATCAGAGGCGGGCTTGCCATTGTATGTGTCATTGTTTCCTGTTTCTTCGCGGCTATTTCGGGTTCAGGACCGGCAACTGTGGCGGCACTTGGAGTTATCGTTGTGCCGGCCATGATCAAATCAGGCTATAAACCTGCGTTTTCGGCAGCGTTAATGGCAGCGGCCGGAGCCATAGGGGTCATCATTCCTCCTTCCATAACCTTTGTGGTATATGGCTCCATCGCCGATACATCCATCGGTGAACTGTTTATTGCAGGACTTATTCCGGGTCTTCTGATGGGAGCGGCACTGATGGTGGTGGCTCTTGTGGTAGGAAGAAAATCCGATTTGAAGACACTGCCGAAAGCCGGCAAAAAAGAGCGCTGGCTGGCGTTTAAAGATGCGTTCTGGGGGCTTATGATGCCGGTTATTATTCTGGGCGGTATCTATGGTGGTATTTTCACCCCAACAGAGGCAGCGGCAGTATCGGTTGTGTACGGACTGTTTGTAGGAGTTTTTGTTTACAAGAAGATAAGGCTGAAAGAGTTTTATGCCATACTTCTTGATACTACATCCACCACAGCCACGGTTATGTTTATTACAGCGGCAGCCAGCCTGTTCGCATATGTACTTACCAGGGCAAGACTGGATGTAGCCATCAGTTCCGCGCTTCAAAGTGCAACAGGCGGAAATGTGATCGTTTTCTTTATTATAGTAAATATTATTCTGCTGATCGCAGGCTGCTTCCTGGATTCCACTTCCGCTTTATTTATCTTTACCCCGCTGTTCGTGCCGGTGGCACAGGCGTTGGGTGTGGATCTGATTCACCTGGGCGTGGTGATGATCGTCAACCTGGCGATCGGGCTTTTCACTCCTCCGGTAGGGGTGAACCTCTATGTGGCATGCGGTGTGGGCAATGTAAACTTAAAGCAGATATCAAAAGCAGTGATCTCATTGATCATAGCAGCACTGATCGTATTGCTGTTCGTAACCTATATACCTAAAATCTCATTGTTATTCTTATAA